A window from Montipora capricornis isolate CH-2021 chromosome 7, ASM3666992v2, whole genome shotgun sequence encodes these proteins:
- the LOC138055609 gene encoding TNF receptor-associated factor 6-like, producing MDPVFNNDIEGYDENFDPPLGHDYECSICLFGLRNAVQTPCGHRFCRDCMMRSLKASGLFWPNDQQFMNESQLNVDSFVNKIIMDRQVFCRYKTTAGCTWKGQLGELETDLSECEFVLRDCPNDCGMNMANREILTHVMEHCVERITACRFCAMEVKWKYLQVHYDNECTCYPTKCVNCGQSNIPKYKVDEHFENECPAIQIKCPFNMVRCEFTGLRADVNEHVQSVMNAHLADMVKAFRTSEQARNRELSDMKQSISNLWRSVQAS from the coding sequence ATGGATCCTGTCTTCAATAACGATATTGAGGGATATGACGAAAATTTCGATCCACCATTAGGGCACGATTATGAATGCTCGATCTGTTTGTTTGGTTTACGAAATGCAGTGCAAACCCCATGTGGTCACCGATTTTGTCGCGATTGTATGATGCGTTCTTTGAAGGCATCTGGGTTGTTCTGGCCTAATGATCAACAGTTCATGAACGAATCACAACTAAATGTTGATAGTTTtgtcaacaaaataataatggaTCGCCAAGTATTTTGTCGCTACAAGACAACGGCCGGTTGTACATGGAAAGGCCAGCTTGGTGAACTAGAAACTGATCTGTCGGAGTGTGAATTTGTTCTCAGAGATTGTCCGAATGATTGTGGAATGAATATGGCCAACAGAGAGATCTTAACTCATGTCATGGAACATTGCGTCGAACGGATAACGGCTTGTAGATTTTGCGCGATGGAAGTCAAATGGAAGTATCTGCAAGTCCATTACGACAACGAATGTACATGCTATCCCACTAAGTGTGTGAATTGCGGTCAAAGTAATATACCGAAATATAAAGTGGACgaacattttgaaaatgaatgtcCTGCTATTCAAATCAAGTGTCCGTTTAACATGGTTCGCTGCGAGTTTACTGGCCTTAGGGCAGATGTAAACGAACATGTCCAGAGTGTGATGAATGCTCACTTGGCGGACATGGTCAAAGCTTTTCGAACATCAGAACAGGCCCGAAATCGTGAACTGTCCGACATGAAACAGAGTATATCGAACCTTTGGCGCAGTGTCCAAGCTTCGTGA
- the LOC138057540 gene encoding uncharacterized protein, whose product MFSPFGAGSEEWSPAEVASWLNSHHPDLKDEARLFQDNEISGKTLALVDRQCLKDIGIGSIGKQLAVLACIKQLHSHVERQSSPVSVHHSPSKGMKAKLTRKDKQEMNAEDKHLYHTKIKLIRKECSKRWPGNNKVYFRSNNANSLILSELVSSLEPICTLKKIGFGQSAIRNHILQWAVEKNRKLTDGYDFEKSRTPAKRALSSPTTDANESIDETDTEKPSPDEACSSDGVNDISLLSAYSSQIICAVFFKKPTFSSLSVKHHLAPAAKELKIKHRGKGKYELALKIATELVTKKMIQVAEGANFKCLSRNEVLIEKELDVLSVESSSSDRIDSSSGSTMSVDETDSGPDYDYDDEPEQAD is encoded by the exons ATGTTCTCTCCATTTGGCGCGGGGTCTG AGGAATGGAGTCCTGCTGAAGTAGCATCGTGGCTAAACTCTCACCATCCAGATTTGAAGGATGAAGCAAGACTTTTTCAGG ATAATGAAATATCCGGTAAAACACTGGCTCTTGTAGACAGGCAGTGTCTCAAGGACATTGGTATAGGATCAATTGGAAAACAACTCGCTGTCTTGGCATGTATCAAACAACTACACT CACATGTTGAAAGACAGTCCAGTCCAGTGTCTGTCCATCACAGTCCTTCAAAGGGTATGAAAGCcaaattaacaagaaaagataAACAAGAAATGAATGCTGAAGACAAACACTTGTACCACACCAA GATCAAGCTAATAAGAAAGGAATGCTCTAAGAGATGGCCTGGAAACAATAAAGTGTATTTCCGGAGTAACAATGCAAACAGCTTAATTCTCTCAGAATTAGTGTCTTCATTGGAACCCATATGcacattgaaaaaaattggctttGGGCAAA GTGCAATCAGAAACCACATCTTACAGTGGGCAGTCGAAAAGAACAGAAAACTTACTGATGGTTATGATTTTGAG AAATCCAGGACACCTGCAAAGAGAGCTCTGTCAAGTCCGACAACAGATGCAAACGAGAGCATTG ATGAAACAGACACTGAAAAACCCAGTCCTGACGAAGCCTGCAGCAGTGATGGTGTTAACGACATATCCCTATTATCTGCATACAGCTCACAAATCATCTGTGCagtgtttttcaaaaagccaacCTTCAGCAGTTTGAGTGTGAAACACCATCTTGCTCCAGCTGCTAAAGAACTAAAAATCAAGCATAGAGGCAAAGGAAAGTACGAATTGGCCCTGAAAATTGCAACTGAACTTGTAACGAAGAAGATGATTCAAGTTGCTGAAGGTGCAAATTTCAAATGCCTTTCAAGAAATGAGGTTCTTATTGAGAAGGAACTAGATGTGTTATCAGTTGAATCCAGCAGTTCAGATCGTATTGATTCATCCTCAGGATCTACTATGTCTGTTGATGAAACAGATTCAGGGCcagattatgattatgatgatgaacCAGAGCAGGCTGACTAA